A window from Bacteroidales bacterium encodes these proteins:
- a CDS encoding sulfotransferase yields the protein MNQRLCFLTYLARSGSTLLASELDQYKSIGVTLEENLPDGIKKGKPVKIKDSKALEDYLEEIYRDKKFQAWDIDKSRLKEAILGSYPFPLRYGDILNVIHYVYFAGNMPEMVIHKQGNYCLLIEKVRKEFPDALFLFIDRDPRAIHNSQKKSINSISEKFMNAGIVRFALTYKRMQEIIRRKGNDAFFYTINYEDLIKYPDQELKKILDFFQIKSAGKNTSKSYFSRIPVRQKHLHQNVPENHNSSGITRWKEELEDHRIAFLQTVLRRELLNKGLEFFSMDKLSLKHKGIVFYWLLKYHFLYILLRMSNWNYFSLKRGAFRKFGYG from the coding sequence ATGAATCAGCGGCTTTGTTTTTTAACATATCTGGCCCGCTCCGGTTCAACTTTGCTGGCCAGCGAACTGGACCAGTATAAATCAATAGGAGTCACCCTGGAAGAAAATCTTCCCGATGGTATAAAAAAGGGGAAACCGGTAAAAATTAAAGACAGCAAAGCTCTGGAGGATTATCTTGAGGAAATATACAGAGACAAAAAATTTCAGGCATGGGATATCGATAAATCCCGCTTGAAAGAGGCCATCTTGGGGAGTTATCCTTTCCCGTTGCGATATGGAGATATACTCAATGTCATTCATTATGTGTATTTTGCAGGAAATATGCCTGAAATGGTGATTCATAAACAGGGAAATTATTGTTTGCTCATCGAAAAGGTAAGAAAGGAATTTCCCGATGCCCTGTTTTTGTTTATTGATCGTGACCCGAGGGCTATACACAATTCCCAGAAAAAGAGCATCAATAGCATTTCAGAAAAATTTATGAATGCGGGAATTGTACGATTTGCCTTGACTTATAAACGAATGCAGGAAATTATTCGTCGTAAGGGCAATGATGCTTTTTTTTATACAATCAATTATGAAGACCTGATAAAATATCCTGATCAAGAATTAAAAAAAATTCTGGATTTTTTTCAAATAAAGTCTGCCGGAAAGAATACGAGCAAAAGCTATTTTTCCCGCATTCCCGTGCGACAAAAACATTTGCATCAGAATGTGCCGGAAAATCACAATTCTTCTGGAATAACCAGGTGGAAAGAAGAATTGGAGGATCACAGGATAGCTTTTCTTCAAACTGTTTTGAGAAGAGAACTTTTGAATAAGGGATTGGAATTTTTCTCCATGGATAAATTGTCTTTGAAGCACAAGGGGATTGTTTTTTACTGGCTTTTAAAATATCATTTTCTTTATATTCTGCTAAGAATGAGTAATTGGAATTATTTTTCTTTAAAAAGAGGTGCATTTAGAAAATTTGGTTATGGATAA
- a CDS encoding glycosyltransferase, whose product MKVLFLGNPESAHTVKWVRALANKGIQVYLLSLNPISGDLSGGYSNVKVKSLGLSNRFVMQKNPRLMKIIYLRMLPAVKRVIRSFQPDILHSHYVSSYGVLGALTGFHPYVISAWGSDVYKFPYGSWINRALVKYSLKQADVILSTSNNMAAQINQFTHKSVEIIPFGIDTDVFYSIPVKNDNNTFVIGTVKHLKKIYGIDLLIKAFWKIVDWNPGLDLRLLIVGEGRERKSLENLVNRLGLKQKVEFIGNVEPARIPQYINRMDVFVALSVGRESFGVSVLEAGACQKPVVVSNVSGFTEIVQDNYTGIVVPVNDVFKSAEAIHMLIHNAPLREELGKNARDHVEKHYSFYTSINTMLRIYNQVLK is encoded by the coding sequence ATGAAAGTGCTATTTTTGGGAAATCCGGAAAGCGCTCATACCGTCAAATGGGTAAGAGCCTTAGCGAATAAAGGGATTCAGGTATATTTATTAAGTCTGAATCCAATTTCCGGGGATTTATCCGGCGGTTATTCCAATGTAAAGGTAAAAAGCCTGGGATTAAGCAACCGGTTTGTTATGCAGAAAAATCCCCGGCTTATGAAAATTATTTATCTAAGAATGTTGCCTGCTGTTAAGCGTGTCATTCGGTCTTTCCAGCCCGATATCCTCCATTCCCATTATGTTAGCAGTTATGGTGTTCTGGGAGCGCTTACCGGTTTCCATCCTTATGTAATTTCTGCGTGGGGATCAGATGTATACAAATTTCCATATGGTTCGTGGATTAATCGGGCACTGGTAAAATACTCATTAAAGCAGGCTGATGTCATCCTCTCGACCAGTAATAATATGGCTGCTCAGATAAATCAGTTTACCCATAAATCCGTGGAAATTATACCTTTTGGAATTGATACCGATGTTTTTTACTCAATTCCGGTAAAAAATGATAACAACACATTTGTGATCGGAACGGTAAAACATTTGAAGAAAATTTACGGAATTGATTTGCTTATCAAAGCTTTTTGGAAAATCGTGGATTGGAATCCCGGTTTGGATTTAAGGCTTTTGATTGTTGGGGAAGGAAGAGAAAGAAAATCTCTGGAAAATCTGGTAAATAGGCTTGGTTTAAAGCAGAAGGTAGAGTTTATTGGGAATGTGGAACCTGCCAGAATACCGCAATATATTAACAGAATGGATGTGTTTGTTGCGCTCTCTGTTGGGAGAGAAAGCTTCGGTGTGTCGGTGCTTGAGGCCGGGGCATGTCAGAAGCCTGTTGTAGTTAGCAATGTATCGGGGTTTACAGAGATTGTTCAAGACAATTATACCGGAATAGTGGTACCGGTAAATGACGTATTCAAGTCTGCTGAAGCCATTCACATGCTTATCCATAATGCTCCATTGAGAGAAGAACTCGGAAAGAATGCCCGTGATCATGTGGAGAAACATTACAGTTTCTATACCAGTATCAACACCATGCTCAGGATATATAACCAGGTATTAAAGTAA
- a CDS encoding glycosyltransferase family 4 protein, giving the protein MGTFDKPEKRTFVFYTAGDYIHTPSTGGTRRYREMLEYFLKAGDEVYLLAPENVDIQNHLHLHHIPIKTYRARILPNGLLNFLLNRRSFRIVKQLNADGVVLFSVPYAIQCIWAGLKSIHLFIREDYMQNIHFRSQIKTGAVRHLMGFKLLLFKLIEKFTLKKSQKIVVQSTCAKNALMDRHPAIWKALEKKTYVLYNNVNTSWILHYSGYIRQMPLHRRDVYYFVFVGTINNRIKGLHLLLEAARYLLDKGYPLQLDVIGDGKLKPEYERMYKDSSGIKFLGRFDEPMRVLSGYDLLILPSLSDSFPNVILEALFLEIPVIGSYVGGIPEMLCYPELLFKPEEKNLAEKLQYIIENDELEDFRQKCIERKRALTFDWGRKAREIVRQ; this is encoded by the coding sequence ATGGGAACCTTTGATAAGCCTGAAAAAAGAACATTTGTTTTCTATACGGCCGGCGACTATATTCATACTCCTTCTACAGGCGGAACCAGACGATACCGGGAAATGCTGGAATACTTTCTTAAGGCGGGCGATGAGGTATATCTTTTGGCACCTGAAAATGTTGATATACAAAATCATCTCCATCTTCATCACATCCCAATCAAAACCTACCGGGCCAGGATTTTGCCCAATGGCCTGCTCAATTTTCTTTTGAACCGTAGATCTTTTCGCATTGTAAAGCAACTTAATGCAGACGGTGTAGTCTTATTTTCCGTACCTTATGCCATTCAGTGTATTTGGGCGGGACTAAAAAGTATCCATCTGTTTATCAGGGAGGATTACATGCAAAACATTCATTTTCGCAGCCAAATTAAAACGGGAGCCGTCCGTCACTTGATGGGATTTAAATTATTACTGTTTAAATTAATAGAAAAATTCACCTTAAAAAAATCCCAAAAAATTGTTGTACAAAGCACTTGTGCCAAAAACGCTTTAATGGACAGACATCCTGCTATCTGGAAAGCTCTGGAAAAAAAGACTTATGTATTGTACAACAATGTCAATACCAGTTGGATTCTGCACTATTCCGGTTATATCAGACAAATGCCCCTTCACCGGAGAGATGTTTATTATTTTGTTTTTGTAGGAACCATCAACAACCGAATAAAAGGGCTGCATCTTCTTTTAGAGGCTGCCCGGTATTTGCTGGATAAAGGTTATCCGTTACAGTTGGATGTCATCGGAGATGGAAAGTTAAAACCCGAATATGAACGAATGTATAAGGATTCTTCCGGAATTAAATTTCTGGGTCGGTTTGATGAGCCTATGAGGGTTTTATCCGGGTATGATTTATTGATTCTACCTTCCCTTTCAGATTCTTTTCCCAATGTGATTCTGGAAGCTCTGTTTCTTGAGATCCCTGTAATTGGATCATATGTAGGAGGTATTCCTGAGATGTTGTGTTATCCTGAACTGCTGTTTAAGCCGGAGGAAAAGAATCTGGCTGAAAAACTTCAGTATATCATTGAAAATGACGAGTTGGAGGATTTCCGGCAAAAATGTATTGAGCGAAAGAGGGCATTAACTTTTGACTGGGGGCGAAAGGCCAGAGAAATTGTTCGTCAATGA